One Setaria italica strain Yugu1 chromosome II, Setaria_italica_v2.0, whole genome shotgun sequence DNA segment encodes these proteins:
- the LOC111256371 gene encoding uncharacterized protein LOC111256371, with amino-acid sequence MLADEDPVPEYGPMHPLPAAALCWMGPNPANPSSIMQDLPANDPNPAAPHEDAMSCADGVADDVAADSITPGPSAVQMDINGVLPEVVVVPPKLVNKPTRVITGPALPPNGLPLVPYTNDEDDDEVREIDGPKSGTPSKRRARKLKEPMEDVVLRRIKRLNADVGGFRNEKSALEATDYPTPIEVVPPMYSGTADIGASPSPVPHLPIDTIQSMATGFLQMQPNAIGVVALLELDNDDDM; translated from the exons ATGTTGGCTGATGAGGATCCGGTGCCTGAATATGGTCCCATGCACCCcttgcctgctgctgctctgtGTTGGATGGGTCCAAACCCTGCGAATCCATCTTCAATTATGCAAGATCTGCCTGCCAATGATCCCAATCCAGCGGCACCACATGAGGATGCTATGTCTTGTGCAGATGGTGTAGCTGATGATGTAGCAGCAGATTCTATCACCCCTGGTCCAAGTGCAGTTCAGATGGATATCAATGGGGTCTTGCCTGAGGTTGTTGTTGTCCCTCCAAAGCTTGTCAATAAG CCAACTAGGGTGATTACTGGCCCTGCTCTCCCGCCCAATGGCCTGCCTTTGGTGCCTTATACTAATgacgaagatgatgatgaagtcAGGGAGATTGATGGCCCCAAATCTGGCACCCCAAGCAAGCGTCGTGCACGCAAGCTCAAGGAGCCCATGGAGGATGTGGTCCTTAGAAGGATCAAGAGGCTCAATGCCGACGTAGGTGGGTTCCGCAATGAGAAGAGTGCCTTGGAAGCTACTGATTATCCTACTCCCATCGAAGTTGTCCCTCCAATGTACTCAGGCACTGCTGATATTGGAGCTTCTCCTTCTCCGGTGCCTCATCTGCCCATCGACACCATCCAGAGCATGGCTACTGGCTTCCTCCAGATGCAGCCTAATGCTATAGGTGTTGTTGCCCTCCTCGAgttggacaatgatgatgatatgTAA